A single genomic interval of Juglans regia cultivar Chandler chromosome 1, Walnut 2.0, whole genome shotgun sequence harbors:
- the LOC108988113 gene encoding uncharacterized protein LOC108988113, translated as MEDITASELAGFGVGTLLVCVTIAAPRIDAFISASQRSSLGMCKRCGNLKMIACTKCKGVGVVRGGPFGFNLDYELYQLLGSGGSKVQSTACTKCQARGHFSCPDCCKI; from the exons ATGGAGGATATAACGGCAAGCGAACTGGCCGGATTTGGGGTTGGCACTCTGCTCGTATGCGTCACCATTGCTGCCCCAAGAATCGATGCCTTCATCTCTGCCTCCCAGCGCAG CTCTTTGGGCATGTGCAAGAGATGCGGCAATCTGAAGATGATAGCATGCACAAAATGTAAAGGAGTAGGAGTTGTCAGAGGTGGACCATTTGGGTTTAATCTTGACTATGAATTGTACCAATTGCTTGGAAGTGGTGGGTCAAAGGTGCAATCCACTGCCTGCACTAAATGTCAAGCCAGGGGCCATTTCTCCTGCCCCGATTGCTGCAAGATTTAA